The Akkermansiaceae bacterium genome has a window encoding:
- a CDS encoding acyl carrier protein, which translates to MPDLTELLSKVKEVLVDELMLDVTVDEIGDATPLMGPDSLGLDSVDALQLVVAIEKHFGLKISDAEAAKGILKSPQTIAQAVDASGGSAKA; encoded by the coding sequence ATGCCCGATCTTACCGAACTCCTGTCCAAGGTGAAAGAAGTCCTCGTCGATGAACTGATGCTCGATGTTACGGTGGATGAAATTGGTGATGCCACCCCTCTGATGGGGCCTGACAGCCTGGGCCTCGACTCCGTGGATGCCCTCCAACTGGTGGTTGCCATCGAAAAACACTTCGGTCTGAAGATCTCCGATGCGGAAGCCGCCAAAGGCATCCTCAAGTCGCCCCAAACCATCGCCCAAGCTGTCGACGCATCGGGTGGTTCCGCCAAAGCCTGA
- a CDS encoding flippase-like domain-containing protein, protein MIAKTHLKVAALFLLKLLGTGVFLYWALSRIDDQRVLVDHFRNALKSPFWVSAGIGFGGVSVIAWALRWYYLLKAQSLDVTFPFVVRMTLIAALFNIVSVGGAAGNAARMIGVMRRNPGKKLIITLTVLMDHLVGFVATGMIFLTFAWGAGGMHQAGNPALKNLLVAATVFELGGVVFIVLFFVICSESILGRFRRKYPVLARREHLASFTECLNLYRSRWQQTIQSLAVSIMLSVTFFMAFYAALRTVQEQVEVTTVLTVMPLVDIASSMPISISGLGVREKTFEYLVSEIAGVKAEAAVSASLIGFLFHVFWGLVGGAVLIFNRSNFSSPDQENPSSSPE, encoded by the coding sequence ATGATCGCAAAAACCCACCTCAAAGTCGCAGCTCTTTTTCTGCTGAAATTACTGGGGACCGGAGTTTTTCTCTACTGGGCACTCTCCCGGATTGATGACCAGCGGGTGCTGGTGGATCATTTTAGGAACGCGCTCAAATCCCCCTTCTGGGTGAGTGCCGGAATTGGGTTCGGGGGTGTCAGCGTCATCGCCTGGGCGCTGAGGTGGTATTACCTGCTGAAAGCCCAGTCGCTTGATGTGACCTTCCCGTTTGTGGTCAGGATGACCCTGATCGCCGCGTTGTTTAACATCGTCTCGGTAGGTGGGGCGGCGGGAAATGCGGCGAGGATGATCGGGGTGATGCGCCGCAACCCCGGTAAAAAACTCATCATCACCCTGACGGTGCTGATGGACCACCTGGTGGGATTTGTCGCCACCGGCATGATTTTCCTCACCTTCGCCTGGGGGGCGGGGGGGATGCATCAGGCGGGTAACCCGGCGCTGAAAAACCTACTGGTCGCCGCCACCGTTTTTGAACTCGGAGGCGTGGTTTTTATCGTGTTGTTTTTTGTCATTTGTTCGGAAAGCATCCTCGGCCGCTTTCGCAGGAAATATCCAGTGCTTGCCAGGCGCGAGCACCTGGCGTCGTTCACCGAGTGCTTGAACCTGTACCGGTCGCGGTGGCAGCAGACGATCCAGTCACTCGCCGTGTCGATCATGCTCTCGGTGACCTTTTTCATGGCGTTTTATGCCGCCCTGAGGACGGTGCAGGAACAAGTGGAAGTGACAACGGTCCTCACGGTAATGCCGCTCGTTGATATTGCCAGCTCCATGCCCATATCGATTTCCGGACTCGGTGTCAGGGAGAAAACCTTCGAGTATCTGGTCAGTGAAATTGCAGGGGTCAAAGCCGAGGCCGCGGTGTCGGCCTCCTTGATAGGTTTCCTGTTTCACGTCTTCTGGGGGCTCGTCGGTGGCGCGGTGTTGATCTTCAACCGGTCCAATTTTAGTTCCCCTGATCAAGAAAACCCGTCATCCTCGCCTGAGTAA
- a CDS encoding FAD-dependent oxidoreductase, which produces MSEPQESNNNYDVVVIGGGSAGFCAAIAAARQGGQGSRVALIEKSDRLGGMGPLAFVHTFCGLYHPDTSMPPRVANAGLPAEIEAAIRQRTGQEAPTAMGRVYVLHQHPEIYDQLAKELVAAEGESLDCMMESECIDITRESDGGFAVEVLTTGGIRPMRCRSVVDCSADALGADLLGATRLSEESDRLQKPAFIFSLKNVGKEVREERFKMRLALDLVHGVGTGQLPGSILGATVRESVHKGECFISMDLDTDKTQWNPSNPAAVAEIERTGRDLAMKLYTFLQVQYPFFEEATEPEFPPSIGVRESFRWLGRHVLTGQELVDGVSFPDTVANATWPLEMREDAKGAKFTYFKNARASGIPLRALVSAEIPGVYFAGRCISATHEALASVRVMGTCFATGQAAGMASMCYAQGTKGLDAQARMIQGSLNH; this is translated from the coding sequence ATGAGTGAACCCCAGGAGTCTAACAATAACTACGATGTTGTGGTCATCGGCGGTGGCAGCGCGGGTTTCTGTGCCGCGATTGCCGCTGCGCGTCAGGGGGGGCAGGGTAGCCGTGTCGCCTTGATTGAAAAATCTGACCGGCTCGGTGGGATGGGGCCACTGGCATTTGTGCACACCTTTTGCGGACTCTACCACCCCGATACTTCCATGCCGCCACGTGTTGCCAACGCCGGCCTGCCTGCGGAAATCGAAGCCGCCATCCGCCAGCGGACGGGTCAGGAGGCCCCCACCGCCATGGGGCGCGTCTATGTGCTGCACCAACATCCTGAAATCTACGACCAGCTGGCCAAGGAACTGGTCGCGGCGGAAGGTGAGTCGCTCGACTGCATGATGGAATCCGAGTGTATCGACATCACCCGCGAGAGCGATGGAGGGTTTGCTGTGGAGGTGTTGACCACCGGGGGGATCCGCCCAATGCGTTGCCGGAGTGTTGTCGATTGCTCAGCGGATGCACTCGGGGCGGATTTGTTAGGGGCGACGAGGTTGAGTGAGGAATCGGACCGACTGCAAAAGCCCGCGTTCATATTTTCGCTCAAGAACGTGGGTAAGGAGGTGCGTGAGGAGCGTTTTAAGATGCGCCTGGCCCTGGACCTGGTGCACGGTGTTGGAACCGGGCAATTGCCAGGCAGCATCCTGGGTGCCACCGTACGGGAGTCGGTGCACAAGGGGGAGTGTTTTATCAGCATGGACCTCGATACGGACAAGACGCAATGGAACCCGTCAAACCCTGCTGCGGTGGCCGAGATAGAAAGAACGGGAAGGGACCTGGCCATGAAACTCTACACCTTTCTCCAGGTCCAGTATCCGTTTTTTGAAGAAGCCACCGAGCCTGAGTTTCCACCCTCGATAGGTGTGCGTGAGTCATTCCGGTGGTTAGGCCGGCATGTGTTAACCGGGCAGGAATTGGTGGACGGGGTTTCCTTTCCCGATACCGTGGCGAATGCCACCTGGCCGTTGGAAATGCGTGAGGATGCCAAGGGGGCGAAGTTCACCTATTTTAAAAATGCCCGGGCGTCCGGGATTCCCCTCCGTGCCCTTGTGAGTGCGGAAATCCCGGGGGTCTATTTTGCGGGACGATGTATCTCGGCCACCCATGAGGCACTCGCGTCCGTGCGTGTCATGGGCACCTGTTTTGCCACAGGACAGGCCGCCGGCATGGCATCCATGTGTTATGCACAAGGGACCAAGGGGCTCGATGCACAGGCAAGGAT
- a CDS encoding SDR family oxidoreductase — MNKRISCLLVTGANGGLGLAIARYFLTRDTHCYVYLGVRANRDQAVALSAEFEGRCSVITLDVTDQQGWRDALASIEADGRVVNVLVNNAGHHNDHLMAMMPREAWDGVIDSNLNAVFLGSQAVIRGMMQQRFGRIINIASLSAIMAPMGQTNYAAAKAGVVAMTQSLAKEVARMGITVNAICPGYVQTSALDHMDAEQAKAIKKTIPMRRFGRPEEVASAVFFLANEESGYITGASLKIDGGIF; from the coding sequence ATGAACAAACGTATTTCCTGCCTGCTTGTCACTGGAGCCAATGGTGGCCTGGGGCTCGCGATCGCCCGCTATTTCCTGACCAGGGACACGCATTGTTACGTCTACCTCGGTGTCCGCGCCAACAGGGACCAGGCGGTGGCGCTCAGCGCAGAGTTCGAGGGCCGTTGTTCCGTAATCACTCTGGACGTAACGGACCAACAAGGATGGCGGGATGCCCTGGCATCGATCGAGGCCGATGGCCGCGTGGTCAACGTGCTGGTCAACAACGCCGGCCACCACAACGACCACCTGATGGCCATGATGCCGCGCGAGGCGTGGGATGGTGTGATCGACTCGAACCTGAATGCCGTTTTTCTCGGCTCCCAGGCGGTCATACGCGGGATGATGCAGCAGCGGTTTGGCCGGATTATCAACATCGCCTCCCTGAGTGCGATCATGGCACCGATGGGGCAGACGAACTACGCGGCGGCCAAGGCCGGTGTGGTGGCGATGACACAGAGCCTGGCCAAGGAGGTCGCCCGTATGGGGATCACTGTCAACGCCATCTGCCCGGGATATGTGCAAACCAGCGCACTTGACCACATGGATGCAGAGCAGGCCAAGGCGATTAAAAAGACCATTCCCATGCGCCGATTCGGTAGGCCTGAGGAGGTTGCCAGTGCTGTTTTTTTCCTTGCCAATGAAGAGTCGGGCTATATCACAGGCGCGTCGCTGAAAATTGACGGCGGTATTTTTTAA